In Glandiceps talaboti chromosome 6, keGlaTala1.1, whole genome shotgun sequence, one DNA window encodes the following:
- the LOC144436950 gene encoding CMP-N-acetylneuraminate-beta-1,4-galactoside alpha-2,3-sialyltransferase-like — MVRVHKRSILILFAVSIVLLIFTFAQFIPDLGDFSNDLLEETDSNLMIKGFPRGIILDKVKGQDDVSNNEKHRTDDKEVDEIEMKQEEVEEDDDYEDDDDDDVNGLKGWKFLWNPNKEGQEVNDTSSICKKMRARKRLKSMTISLGRNFQKKLPVFADLSTLTLPDTQEFKTPFGIKDEETNFVDALKLFTDTTLPIEITNTSCSRCVVVGSGGVIKDTKLGSKIDKYDAVIRVNGGPVYGFEQDVGTRTTLRVSHPEGAPQRLDDYDPEAMFALVVFKATDLEWAKRVSTHDIADFSDMRGAFWKGVARTVPNKPHQFRVLNPAVVKETAFDHVRFPSFEGQMFKNVPTTGTLAIVMAVRMCDTVDVAGFGFDLRRPNIPLHYYENTPMSKVRELKTHDLGLEKEFLRDLVEYGVIKDLTGGLTWV; from the exons ATGGTCCGTGTCCATAAACGTTCTATACTGATTCTATTCGCTGTTAGTATCGTGTTGCTGATTTTTACTTTCGCTCAATTCATACCAGATCTAG GAGACTTTTCCAATGATTTACTGGAGGAAACAGACAGCAATCTAATGATTAAAGGGTTTCCAAGAGGTATCATTTTagataaggtcaaaggtcaagatgaTGTCAGCAATAATGAGAAACACAGGACAGATGACAAGGAGGTTGATGAAATCGAAATGAAACAAGAAGAGGTGGAGGAAGATGATGATTATgaagatgacgatgatgatgatgttaatGGTCTTAAAGGATGGAAATTTCTCTG GAATCCAAACAAAGAAGGACAAGAAGTGAATGATACAAGTAGTATATGTAAAAAGATGAGAGCAAGAAAACGGTTAAAATCCATGACAATTTCATTGGGAAGAAA TTTCCAAAAAAAACTCCCTGTTTTTGCTGATTTATCAACATTAACACTTCCAGACACACAAGAATTTAAAACACCATTTGGAATCAAGGATGAAG AGACTAACTTTGTAGATGCGTTGAAACTGTTTACTGATACTACACTTCCCATTGAAATCACCAA tACATCTTGCAGTCGATGTGTAGTTGTTGGAAGTGGGGGAGTTATCAAAGACACTAAACTTGGAtctaaaattgataaatatgatgCAGTCATTAG GGTGAATGGTGGTCCAGTGTATGGTTTTGAACAAGACGTAGGTACACGTACCACGCTGAGAGTCTCGCATCCAGAGGGTGCTCCTCAGAGACTAGATGACTACGACCCAGAAGCTATGTTTGCACTTGTTGTTTTCAAAGCAACTGATTTGGAGTGGGCAAAAAGAGTTTCCACTCACGATATTGCTGACTTTTCA GATATGAGAGGTGCCTTTTGGAAAGGAGTAGCGAGAACAGTGCCAAACAAACCACATCAATTTCGTGTACTAAATCCAGCAGTAGTGAAAGAAACCGCCTTTGATCATGTCAGATTTCCGTCATTTGAAGGCCAGATGTTTAAG AATGTACCAACAACAGGAACTCTTGCCATAGTAATGGCAGTCAGAATGTGTGATACTGTGGATGTAGCTGGTTTTGGGTTTGACTTACGACGTCCAAATATACCCCTACATTACTATGAAAACACACCCATGTCTAAAGTTAGAGAACTGAAAACACACGACCTTGGACTTGAAAAGGAATTCTTACGTGATTTAGTGGAGTATGGTGTAATTAAGGACCTCACAGGTGGACTTACTTGGGTTTAA